The Candidatus Desulfarcum epimagneticum genome contains a region encoding:
- the sudB gene encoding Sulfide dehydrogenase subunit beta yields MFKIVKREEMSGGDVILNEIEAPKIAQKAKPGQFVILMANEAGERIPLTMADTNPEKGTITVIYMVVGKSTALFKALMEGDAYSDVIGPLGKPTEIEKVGNVVCVGGGTGIAVLHPIARALKNIGNHVTGIIGARNKDILILEDQMKAASHDLRVCTDDGSYGHHGFVTDVLKDILEKEDIQLVVAIGPVPMMKFASEVTRPFKVKTLVSLNPIMVDGTGMCGGCRVSVGGQTKFGCVDGPEFDGHKVDYDELMMRLASYMDEEQKSYKAFCANN; encoded by the coding sequence ATGTTTAAAATTGTCAAACGCGAGGAAATGTCCGGCGGAGACGTCATACTCAACGAAATCGAAGCGCCCAAAATCGCCCAGAAAGCCAAACCGGGACAGTTCGTGATACTGATGGCCAACGAGGCCGGGGAGAGAATCCCCCTCACCATGGCCGACACCAATCCTGAAAAGGGCACCATCACCGTCATCTATATGGTGGTGGGAAAGTCCACCGCCCTGTTCAAGGCGTTGATGGAGGGAGATGCGTACAGCGATGTCATCGGCCCCCTGGGAAAACCCACCGAAATTGAAAAAGTGGGGAATGTGGTGTGCGTGGGGGGCGGCACAGGCATCGCCGTCCTGCACCCCATCGCCAGGGCGTTGAAAAATATAGGCAACCATGTGACCGGCATCATCGGCGCCAGGAACAAGGACATTCTCATCCTTGAGGATCAGATGAAGGCCGCCTCCCACGACCTGCGCGTGTGCACGGACGACGGCTCGTACGGGCATCACGGCTTTGTCACCGATGTGCTCAAAGACATCCTGGAAAAAGAGGACATTCAGCTGGTGGTGGCCATCGGGCCGGTGCCCATGATGAAATTCGCCTCCGAGGTCACGCGCCCGTTCAAGGTCAAAACCCTGGTGAGCTTAAACCCCATCATGGTGGACGGAACCGGAATGTGCGGAGGATGCCGGGTGTCGGTGGGCGGACAGACGAAATTCGGATGCGTGGACGGTCCTGAATTCGACGGTCATAAAGTGGATTACGACGAGCTGATGATGCGCCTGGCCTCCTACATGGACGAGGAGCAGAAAAGCTACAAAGCCTTTTGCGCGAACAACTGA